Proteins from one Impatiens glandulifera chromosome 2, dImpGla2.1, whole genome shotgun sequence genomic window:
- the LOC124924546 gene encoding COP1-interactive protein 1-like encodes MKKNDQGDVSVLIKKIEEIESNSRSKIEVSKAHSICLQLKMNKMNLNSIEASSLVNNPNIGSNTNTNESIILELTALRTENNRLHNTISEIEKENRKTLSHQNNIIKKLSNENKDVKQIAENNINETVGELRKNLEDRIRMMSKRIKEAEQLHIENKEIFMKTRDKYSIEKSYMIIIEDMMKELNSVGVKFEEYSDDIMRRVSTFSCWSMFAKEWARKKGMEEKERDEEIMELREKVKKMEKFVNEKEEEISMIGEEKKDAIRQLCVWIDYHRNNRRGYLKEIVSRNCRNLSILRIRKS; translated from the coding sequence atgaagaaaaatgatcAAGGAGATGTTTCAGTTCTTataaagaagattgaagagatagAGAGCAATTCAAGATCCAAAATTGAAGTCTCAAAGGCACATTCCATCTGCCTTCAACTCAAGATGAACAAAATGAATCTAAACAGTATCGAAGCTTCAAGTCTAGTAAACAACCCAAACATCGGATCCAACACCAACACCAACGAGAGTATAATTCTAGAACTGACTGCATTAAGAACAGAGAATAACCGTCTACACAATACAATATCCGAAATAGAGAAAGAGAATAGGAAAACATTGAGTCATCAAAACAACATCATAAAAAAGTTAAGCAATGAGAACAAGGATGTGAAACAAATAGCGGAGAATAATATCAACGAGACAGTTGGAGAGTTACGCAAGAATTTAGAAGACCGAATTCGAATGATGAGCAAGAGAATAAAGGAGGCAGAACAACTTCATATCGAGAACAAGGAAATCTTCATGAAAACAAGAGACAAGTACTCGATAGAGAAGTCTTACATGATAATTATTGAGGACATGATGAAGGAACTCAATAGTGTGGGAGTTAAGTTCGAGGAATACAGTGATGATATTATGAGGAGGGTTTCCACGTTTTCTTGTTGGTCCATGTTTGCAAAGGAATGGGCTAGGAAGAAAGGAATGGAGGAGAAGGAACGGGATGAAGAGATAATGGAATTAAGGGAGAAGGTGAAGAAAATGGAGAAGTTTGTGAATgagaaggaagaagagattTCTATGATTGGGGAGGAGAAGAAGGATGCTATTAGACAGTTATGTGTTTGGATTGATTATCATCGAAACAATAGAAGGGGTTACTTGAAGGAAATTGTCTCAAGAAATTGTCGAAACCTTAGTATTTTGCGAATTAGGAAGAGCTAA